The stretch of DNA TTTCACCTTATCAGGAGGTGACTTTGGCAAATTTATTGTCCCATTGCTATATACTTGGGGACTCCACCCTTCCGTGCTTCTTCTCATATCACATAGGGTCTCAGCTGCGCACAATATCTTCCGTGATGCTGATCGTGGAGCTCATATCAGCAAATCAGCAAATTTTAAGAATTAAAAATGGATAATACAAACTATGCAACCCAAATGAAATAGTAATCACGGTTCACTAAAAAACCCGCAGATAGCTAGATCTAATGACACAGAATGCAAAGGGGCTTTATACTACATATCATTCATTGCATTATCTTAGGTTATACCAAGAAGTGATATAGCATGAGTTCCCTAATAAACTGTGTCATACCTTGACGTGCTTTCAGAAGAGAACGTTCACTGTCATTCCTCCGGAAGCTATCTGAGGAGCCCACATGGTCTAGTGGATGTAGTTGCTGCGGACCATGCTCGCTTTCAGTTTTTCTTGAGTAAATAGTTTGTCCGAGGGATCCAGAAGTTGATTCCGTGCAGCATAAATTAGATTGTCTGCTACATGAATCAATGATAGATGACTTTGCCATATCCATTTCCTGAAGAAGATCATCAATTTGATGGACAGGTAAATCTTCGTAATCCTGAGCGGTTGGATATGATCCAACTCTCAACCACTGCCAATGGGAGTTACTCCTACTTGACCCATGTTTACCAGAGTCAACGCTCGGTCGGTAAACCCCAGCTTGTGAGTGTGACCAAGTAAATGGTGGCAAACTAGCTCCATGAGTTGTCATGGAAGGCCCTGTAGCTGAGCTCTCGCTTCCAGCTGATAAAAGAGAATCAAGATCATGTCCTTGGGGAAGTGTTAAACGGCTTAGGATGTCCTTTGGGCAAACATTGCAGACCTCAGTTTGTAAAGGATCCTGGGTAGCAGTAGTATTACAATAAGCATAAATGGTATTGTGAGGTGCTTCAAGACATGTTAATGATTTAAACACAATTGATTCCACTTACCTTAATCAAAGAGGACGGTTTGTCACTACACTGATCTTTGATATCAGAGCTTGAGGTGGTTGCTGAATGCAGCCTAGGACTAGGAGTCAAATTACCATCTTTTCCAGGACTACTGTCCATGTCAGATAGCATAAAAAAAGCTTTTCTGACAGAGACTAGGAGTTCATCTTTTGTGTGCAATACCTTCTTTCCTTTTTCTCTTCCTAAGCTGGAATATTTGTAAGTGCCATCGAGAAGTTCGCTCAATGTCAGGTTCTCAATGTGATTCGTGATGTCACGGATATCAGATTTAAGGCCATGTGCCCCTGAATGAACAGATAAACACTGTAAGGTGACATGCAAGAATACGTGATCAATGATAAGAGGCCTAAAAATTAATCAATAGCGTGTTTTCTCCATTACAATACCATATTAGTCATCCTAGAGTATTCATAAATATATGTTGAAATTGAACAATGAGATTTTTTGTGGATGCATACGGCGTACTTTTTAAGTAAAAAGATGTACACTGAAGAACCACCCACATAGTAAAATACTATACTAGTCATATCAGATGAATTGAAAAGGCCTAATGATGCAAAAGTCACTGGCGGCCATGAATTATAATAAATGATAATGCAGATTGCAGAATCCTACATATTGAAGTAAGAAAATCATGTACCACTGAAGAACGAACAAAAAAAGGTCAGATGTGCCATTAGTATTGTTTTTCATATCCGATAAAAAAATTGTTTTTCATATTGGTATTACAATTAGAGAGATGCAAAGCAACAAAAATGGAACAACTGACACTAAAATGAAACTAGAAACAGAAAGGCAAGTTGGAACATGTTTAATAAATAACGGCCACCAAATAAATAGACAAATACGGTATAAAAACCAAGAAATTCaagaaaggaaaaaaagaaattAAAACACCAATATGTAAAAGATTCTAGCATTCATCCCATTAGTGTTTATATTTGTGTGAGCAAACACTAATTTGCATCATGAATGAGTTGTGTGCAGCCATAACGAAACTCGGCACTACATCTGTTCTAAAATAGATGACGCATTCTACAAAGCATACAGTCAAACTTCTATATCTTTGTAAACTAACTATTTAAAAATTATTTAGGTTGGTTAAATGGAAATAAAAATGACGCCATAGGTTTGTCATGAAAAAACATTCCACAATATAATTTTGTATAATCTCATACTTAGATATTCATAATACCGTGATGGCCAAAGATGCATTCAGACACCATTGCAAAGTCGAATATCATCTCTATTAGAACTGAGGGGATATCATTTTAACAAGTAATAGAGGGAAGATGAAACCAAAACAAAAGGTGGGTGCTTAAAAGGAAAAGCAACTCCATGTCAATgagattttattttatttagatCATATGATTAAAATGTGAGAAGACCAAGAATTGCCCTTTGCAGGTTAAAAATGAAGTTTCTAAAACAATCGACAATGAAACAAAACAGAAATCTCAGAACTAAACAAGTAACAAAATTAAAAGGATCTAGACAACTAGATCTCATTGCCCGCATTATCTAGGATCAATTTACTGAGAAAATCAGTTATGGATGTGAACGCCATAGAATAATAACTAACTTATAAATCTACATCCACAATCTGGCATATCATGTTCTTTATCCAGGGACAGCTCATGAAAGGTCAAATGAACTAACAGATCTATATTTCTCAAGCAT from Triticum urartu cultivar G1812 chromosome 3, Tu2.1, whole genome shotgun sequence encodes:
- the LOC125543278 gene encoding uncharacterized protein LOC125543278, coding for MQRSLAVGIKSENNGKRDYTGTGTVPSLHKQDSKILTKKTIKLLDAPPCPKRPKLEPTQTTRGAEVKGHESLPHKIVPEMVRCTASEKSGLLKQRRISDAKRIDKKNARSGVRSKYDCFTLKSGLGNHDSSFVGNGMLGAHGLKSDIRDITNHIENLTLSELLDGTYKYSSLGREKGKKVLHTKDELLVSVRKAFFMLSDMDSSPGKDGNLTPSPRLHSATTSSSDIKDQCSDKPSSLIKDPLQTEVCNVCPKDILSRLTLPQGHDLDSLLSAGSESSATGPSMTTHGASLPPFTWSHSQAGVYRPSVDSGKHGSSRSNSHWQWLRVGSYPTAQDYEDLPVHQIDDLLQEMDMAKSSIIDSCSRQSNLCCTESTSGSLGQTIYSRKTESEHGPQQLHPLDHVGSSDSFRRNDSERSLLKARQASRKILCAAETLCDMRRSTEGWSPQVYSNGTINLPKSPPDKVKARKPSSPFGTAESSSGSRNSDPARSGNHSTKKVVDRKNDSAACMSNPGKGLIRWPVPIEDAVSPVKPEKGLMLDMRQNHSNAARHPIHVSSQARLEKEYENQQKLRKATLASSLGSGDWNKERNRRL